In Drosophila gunungcola strain Sukarami unplaced genomic scaffold, Dgunungcola_SK_2 000070F, whole genome shotgun sequence, the DNA window GATTTTCGACTTTATTTTACGATCATTCCTATGTcagcttttttaattaaatttttaaataattattgtatTATCCCGACaattaagactatgtttttaTGCTATCGTcgaatttttgtaaaattaaaaccgtaattctgtaatattcaaaacatttcTATATGCCATTTGTATATtggtatatattaaaaaaaaactgcgcagtttgtattttatataatataattaaaaccgtaattgtgaaatatttaaaccatTGCTATCGCAtttgatataaattaaatagctgcgcagttatatatttttttttaattttctttcttctGAATTTTCCTATAAaagatatatgatatagtcgtccgatctgccCCGTTCGTATTTATATACTAACTGTAACGgaaagaaaactttaattCTTTATAACTAAAAGattagtttgcgtagaaacaaaCGAACGGGAATGGCTAGATCAAGAATATGTGTATAAACTTTATACATACGTAGATAGCTTCACTTCTGACTTAGATTATAATAGCATGGAAATCACTATTTTAATAATACCCTCTCCAAGTAGATATAGTATACTATACTCCAGTTTACCCCACAAACACCCCTCCTTAGAAACTCACCTCCAAGGAGCACCTTTGGGAGACCTGCTCGTACATTTTGTACCCCTGCTGCTCCGTCTGGCGATCCATGTTGAGCTCCCGGCAGAGATTCGTGTACTTGGCCTTCATCTCCTGGATTTGGTCACCGCTGCTGGCCACCGATCCGCTGACCACCTCGGCGCCCAGCTCCTGCGGCTCGGGCTCGCTCATCCTGTGGTTCTGTGATCCTCTGTTGCTGCGGATGTGCCTGCGGATGTGAATGCTCCTGCAGATGCGGATGTTCCAGCCGCTGCTTCCGTCAGCAGCCTGGAATTGGAATTAGGAAGAGAATGTGTGTGTGGAAGGCGGCGACGATGATGGCAACGGTGGCGGGGGGGTTGGAAAACCCAAAAGTGGGggtgctcctcctgctgctctACTCGTGCGTATATGCTCTTCACCAGTGACTTTTCCTAGTGGCCACCGGTTTGTTTAGCTTTTCCCGCTTCGCTCCTCACGGACATGTAACTTTTTAGCGCCGCACTGTGTACTTTTATTCCTTTTCTCGCCATAGAAAAAGGCGGGAAAGCGGCGAGGGTTGCCAGTTGGGTCGCCACAGCGGGAGTTTTTCCCGCGAACCTGCAGTTTTGCGGTGCGTTTTGGGGGCGCCAAATATTTCTAACACACTTGCTCGCACTCTCGCACCAATGATAAACACTTTTCACGGCCCTGATTTTCGCGGCAATCAATCGGCAAATTGCGATTTCCCCTCGACGTGTTCCTATTCTCATGGACGGTCTGGCAGCGCTGCAGCACCCACCCAGCTGAGGGCCAGTGTTGGTCATCGTCGGCTTGGGGGTGTCGATTGTTATCGGTTATCTGCAATCGATAGTggctaatttaaataatttcataattttaaatattaagaaaagttcaaaaaatatatattcctgCTTTACAGGAACTTAATATTCACAAATAAGACAATTTAAGCAACTTTATTTGCAAAGCTGATATTTAgttggaaattaaaatgtttgaaaaatttaaaagttattttttttgcttaacaATTCTGACTCGCCTACAAATTGGCTTAAATCATGCCTATAACCATCCGAAATcaatgttaaacaaaaaatgtccATGTTgggctgtttttttttaaattgcatacAACTAAGTtcttttttctcatttttttcatCCAAAGTAAGTAGCCTTTTTATATAAAGtcttcattttaaatttaaaacatttttaggtGGCCCTAATGACACATTAATAGCACATATACATACCTATATCTTGCTTGAAAATTGTTCTTgagcttgttttttttcaaggCGCCTTCGTGCATTCTTTAAAAGttgtataataatatttagttaaacttgaaaaaatagtattgtagaaataaaaaaaaatgaacaaaataatataaataataaagctcCCCCTTAATAAACTATCtagttttcttgtttttctgcATTTGAAAGCatattttgaagaaaaatCCCCACCAAAGGctgaaatttcaaataaaagtgAATGAATATGACGTTTTTTGGTATGTTGTTAGCCTATGACTAATTCCATTATATATTTAGGAGCACAAAATAATGTtatataatacaataaaataaaattaaggaGGCAATGGAGATGGACTAATAACATGGAAGCCTCCTTCGGAAGATGTTCTTTTCATTTGGTTAGTGAAATCCGCATGTTTCTCGCCAGGATGTCCAGCATCATTCCCGCCAATCTCCGATGACTTGGGAGGAGGGCACCAGTTCGAAGCGGGCATGGGCCAGATGCGGTGGCACACCGAATCTGGTGGGGATTTCAGAAGAATGAGTGACAAGTTGTCAGGGAGCAGCTACCATTTATGCTTACCTGGGGCGGAAGAAGGGAGCTGGAGCCTTGGAAATGGACGTTGGAGGAGCAACTGCAACCGCTTTGGGTCTGACCTCCGGCTTCACCTGTTGCCGAACTGGAGCAGTGCCCGCATCCACGCTGTCCAGGGTGTTTCTCACCACGAACTGCTGTCTGGgctgggattgggattgggattgggtcCTGGGCATGGGCATGAAGCGAAAGAGGTGGGGCGAGGCATCGTCACGCGGCCCATTGTCGGTGGCCAGGTCATCTCCTCCTCCCTCGGCATCATCTCCACCACCAGGAGCAGCTCCACCAGCTCCAGCATCGCCAGGCGGAGTAAACACGGCTGCCAGGCGTATAGGCAGAAAAGCTGGTAGCCTAGCGGTTATTTGAGCGCCAGAGGGAATAACTGGAGCAGGCATGGGTATAGATATGGgtatgggcatgggcatgggaaTGGGGCGAGTTGggggaggtggaggaggaggaggtggtggcggtggcggtggcctTTTCGTCGTGGACTCCGCCGGCTGGGCAGTCGACttttcctgctcctgctccaccTCCTTCCAAGCCTCCAGCAAAGTGAGCAGCTCATCCTTGGTCATGTGGCCCAGGCCAACGGGGTTGTAGGCCCACTGGCCCACCCCATAGCTACCACCCACGTTGTTCCAGCCCAGTGGCGGCAGTTGCTCCAGCGGATGCTCCGCGAACAGGGATCTCGGA includes these proteins:
- the LOC128264406 gene encoding forkhead box protein D1; translation: MVGCGSIRATLLGLRLLLPLLLARLASSQQLLLARRDPRSLFAEHPLEQLPPLGWNNVGGSYGVGQWAYNPVGLGHMTKDELLTLLEAWKEVEQEQEKSTAQPAESTTKRPPPPPPPPPPPPPPTRPIPMPMPIPISIPMPAPVIPSGAQITARLPAFLPIRLAAVFTPPGDAGAGGAAPGGGDDAEGGGDDLATDNGPRDDASPHLFRFMPMPRTQSQSQSQPRQQFVVRNTLDSVDAGTAPVRQQVKPEVRPKAVAVAPPTSISKAPAPFFRPRFGVPPHLAHARFELVPSSQVIGDWRE